A stretch of Lathyrus oleraceus cultivar Zhongwan6 chromosome 6, CAAS_Psat_ZW6_1.0, whole genome shotgun sequence DNA encodes these proteins:
- the LOC127095903 gene encoding uncharacterized protein LOC127095903 encodes MDLIQEAGLMKTVTQFSKCYEMLVKEFIVNVSEECDDGKSKEFRKVYVRVITANQVRKWPLKGKLVASKLSVKYAMLHKIEAANWVPTNHKSTVAVMLGKFIYVVGTKANFDYGSYIFDQTLKYAGSFSVKGPIAFPSLICGIILNQFPNIVTENDSVKKRDIPLSFNHKLFLGTHVPDIAMTTGETSRVSNQPGKDVVIAMLKETCKELEARKLNLEKLISKLQMIEGDVLGEAAAAAEGAERQGEEGEADANPDDGTNDDVDSESDD; translated from the exons ATGGACCTTATTCAAGAGGCTGGTTTAATGAAGACTGTGACTCAGTTCTCAAAGTGCTATGAGATGTTAGTAAAGGAATttattgtcaatgtgtctgaAGAATGTGATGATGGAAAGTCTAAGGAATTCAGAAAAGTGtatgtgcgag tcatcactgctaatCAAGTCAGGAAGTGGCCTCTCAAAGGAAAGTTGGTTGCCAGCAAACTGAGTGTCAAGTATGCAATGCTGCACAAAATTGAAGCTGCTAACTGGGTGCCCACCAATCATAAATCTACGGTTGCTGtaatgcttggaaagttcatatATGTTGTTGGAACCAAAGCCAATTTTGACTATGGATCCTATATTTTTGATCAAACTTTGAAGTATGCAGgaagcttcagtgtgaaggggcctatagcctttccttctcTCATCTGTGGTATTATTTTGAATCAGTTTCCAAACATCGTAACAGAGAATGATTCTGTGAAGAAAAGAGACATCCCTTTGTCCTTCAATCATAAGTTGTTCCTAGGTACCCATGTTCCTGACATTGCCATGACAACAGGTGAGACATCCCGTGTAAGCAATCAACCAGGTAAAGATGTTGTCATTGCAATGCTCAAAGAAACTTGCAAGGAGCTAGAGGCAAGGAAGCTAAACTTGGAAAAATTGATTAGCAAGTTGCAGATGATTGAAGGTGATGTGCTTGGTGAAGCTGCTGCTGCTGCAGAAGGAGCTGAAAGACAAGGTGAAGAGGGAGAAGCAGATGCCAATCCTGATGATGGCACAAATGATGATGTTGACTCTGAGTCAGATGACTAG